One window of Lycium ferocissimum isolate CSIRO_LF1 unplaced genomic scaffold, AGI_CSIRO_Lferr_CH_V1 ctg657, whole genome shotgun sequence genomic DNA carries:
- the LOC132045387 gene encoding non-specific lipid-transfer protein 2-like — protein MKMVGKITCFVVLCMVLIAPHAEAVTCGQIQVGVVNCLPYLQNRGPLGGCCGAIKYLLTLCKTTQERRKSCGCVKTAANTIKGIDFGKAAGLSGVCGAKIPFEISPTVDCSKVQ, from the exons atgaaaatggttgGCAAAATTACATGTTTCGTGGTTTTGTGCATGGTGCTGATTGCACCTCATGCAGAGGCAGTGACCTGTGGCCAGATTCAGGTCGGCGTGGTTAATTGCCTCCCTTATCTGCAGAATCGTGGCCCTCTCGGCGGCTGCTGTGGCGCCATTAAATATTTGCTGACGCTTTGCAAGACAACACAGGAGCGTAGAAAATCATGCGGATGCGTGAAAACAGCTGCTAATACTATAAAAGGCATCGATTTTGGCAAAGCCGCTGGTCTCTCTGGTGTTTGTGGCGCTAAGATTCCTTTCGAAATCAGCCCCACCGTTGACTGCTCCAA GGTCCAGTGA